In Melanotaenia boesemani isolate fMelBoe1 chromosome 7, fMelBoe1.pri, whole genome shotgun sequence, a single window of DNA contains:
- the LOC121643022 gene encoding complexin-2: MDFVMKQALGGATKDMGKMLGGEEEKDPDAAKKEEERQEALRQQEEERKAKHARMEAEREKVRQTIRDKYGLKKKEEKEAEEKAAMEQACEGSLTRPKKAIPRGCGEDDEEDEESILDTVLKFLPGPLQDMFKK, translated from the exons GGGCCACCAAAGACATGGGTAAGATGCTAGGtggggaggaggagaaggacccggatgctgccaaGAAGGAGGAAGAGCGACAGGAGGCACTgaggcagcaggaggaggagaggaaggccAAACATGCCCGTATGGAAGCAGAGAGGGAAAAAGTACGGCAGACAATCAGGGACAAG TATGGgctgaagaagaaggaggagaaagaggcGGAGGAAAAAGCTGCTATGGAGCAGGCCTGCGAGGGGTCACTCACACGCCCGAAGAAAGCGATCCCGAGGGGCTGTGGAGAAGACGACGAAGAGGATGAAGAAAGCATCCTCGACACTGTCCTCAAGTTTCTGCCTGGACCCCTACAGGACATGTTCAAGAAGTAA